CGAGCATTCCTGATCCTGCCACAAAAATCCAGTCTAGGGAGAGTCAGAGCCTAGTTCGTACATAGGGAAGTTGCCTGTCAGAACCACTTACATAGACAGAATGCGATGGCAAAGAGCTCGCGTCCGATCCTTCCGAACATCAAATACCCAGCATCGTCGATGCTATAGACGTCACGATGGTTAAGCTTAAAGACGCCGACAATGTAGCTAGTCCAGATAGCGATACCCGCCACGGCGCAGAGGAGGATGGCTCCAGGGATCATGCCTAGCGTGTGAAAGGCGTGGGGGAGCGAGAGAACACCGAGACCGATCTGGGTCTTGAGCATCAGGGCGACGGTCCCGATCCATCCCAGCTGCTCAACATCAGTCTCTATGCGCAGGTGAGGTTCGATCGATGTAACCTACCGCACGGTAATTTGGTCCATGGTCTGTGACTGCGCCGAAAACGGCATCAACCTCTTGTTCCTTGCTGATCTCTCCAACTTGCGAGACAGTGGTATCCAGAGGCGTCGGAGCCTCGAGATCGTACTGGCTTTTTTCCGTCTTGGATGAATCCATAATTAAGATCGACCAGAAAGGTCTTGTTGATAATCTTTGAGTTCTGGGAGATGAAGGAAGAAGGGCTTAGAGGAGGCGAGGTGACACTGCAAGACGAATGTCAGGTcctttatatacctttatctGGCGGCGACCGGGGATGACGTCTGCATATGGTCCTGATAGTGGCCAAAGAAGGTGATATTCGGGCGTACCGCAGAGTTCATCAGGGGCGATAAAACGGCTTGGGCGTGGTTTGGCgtcaacgagaagaaggacgaatGGTGCATCCTGATAAGCCTCGCTTGACTGGGCTTAGATCAAGCCAACAACAGGGTTCCCCAAGTTTTAGCTGCTTGAGCGGGTCCGACCTCTGTTCGATAACTCAGCTAGACTCCTCAAGCCAATCCAGATCTTATCCGAGTTGGTTCGACACGTCAGAGTCCGGGTTTATCGATGCGGAGAGACTCGACGCGAGGCCTGGGGAAGGGTGCTCCGGCTGCCCCGATTCAATCAGGATGCAGATAATGGCAAGCAAGCCTTGAGTTTCCTAGCATCCCCAGTCCAGCCACCCTTGATGGACTTGGAGGCATAGCCCCGGCATCTTGGACCCATGCTAATCAGTTGCGAATCAAGACGGAAATCGAGAGCGAATGCAAAACGGAAGGAGCAACCGAATAGGTGGGGCTTCTACCTCCTTACCCAATCCCGTCTAGTCTCGATACTTAAACCCAACCCAACACAATCCTAGCCCTGGGTGCCCCCCAGGTAGTTAAAGGTTAGGTATCTACCTATCGAGGAAGCTCCCACAAGTCCCAGGCCGCACAGGCTAGGCGTGTTGATCGTGAACTGAGGCCAAACTTGCTGCTTTATCTGGCAATGCTAAGTCCCCTCTGCAGTAAGTTTGGATTGGCCTCTCGACCTATTGACAAGCTCGCTGAATTAGATGCTTAGAAGACATGCGAGTGTGCTGTAGCATTGAGCTTATCGGCATTAGAAACTCTAGTCAATAGTGGAGGAGTACACGGTCATGCTTTGAGCATCTCCAACATTTGAGTCCCCTCCTCTCAACCGCCCCTGGCCTTTGATGCTACGCCGAGAATAGCCCAGGATATCTAGTCTCGTATCTATCTCCACACGATGCTGCTTTCGATTAGAAGATTTCGCCGTCAACTTCCTTTATACTCTACGCAAATTGGGGTAGGGAAAGACAGGCAGGTCAGAGCGTGCAGACTGAAACAGGTTACGCGTGCTGAGGTGATTAAATGACATTCAAGCACTTTATGGCTCTACTTGACATTCTGGGCGAAATCCAAGACTTCTCATTCCCTGGCATTCATCTCCTGGCACCTTAGGCTCTCCTCGACCACGCTCTCGCCAAAACAAGCAAGTGTCTTCACCGACTTGACTTTCCCTCTACATCCTTGCTGATGCGGGGAGAGCCAACCGGCGACCTCTGGTGAGCACACCCATGTCACAATCGTGCTCGTGGGGCATAATGTTTGGCGGTTAGTGGGGGTTAATACAATGAACATGTCGAGCTTGTCGTTGATAAGGATATCCAGGGACGCATTCGGGGTCTGTCGACATAGGTAAATGGTCAGGTAGTGACATTGAACTTGATTGCATAACTAATGCGCCCATCTATCTTGTGCTTCTTGTCGTCTGACATGATAGTTCACCGTCAGTAACCCTGTTGACTTGCAACTCCCCGAGGTGAACCAATACGTAATACCTGGTCTTAAGAGGGACACGCCTGGTACGAAAGCCATGATCCAACGAACAAAAATCTCCGCAAGGGTCAGGTCTTGGCATGCCGTTATCGGTGAAAGCCGGACGTAATTGGCGATGGCATTGTTATCTGGACGGTGCTTCGGCATGGTTCTCGGAGGCGGACTCGGCGGTATTCATTCTGCATAACAACACAACAAGGTCATTAGGtgcggtcttctggctcaggtATCACACCGAGGGCCAGGCTTCAattataacaaagaacacattatcaacacatcacaGCATCATGTCCCAATGCTAGCACAGTGGCCACATGCCGACTACGTAGAGCTAGCTCCATGCTCATGGATAATCTGGCATAAGAGGCCTTGACTGCTAACTAGCACCAAGATGCTACGATTTCGCAGAACGAAAGATTCCTCTATTATTCTAGACTAAGTACATAAATCTCTTCTCAATCTCCAACCCGACTCTCGTCAACTTCGCCCAATCAAGGGATAGCCcattcatcctcttcatgATATATTCATATTCGACCCGAAGTACTCCCCTCCCTCCAGGTCTCTCCTCGCCCTTAGGCAGCTTCTGTCCTTCGTAGATCCCGTTCAAGTAGTATCGAAGATCTCGTAGATGTTCCTCATCCCATTGGGATATTTCAGGCCATTCTAACTCTCCAGGCCATTCTTTTGCTTGCAAGCCGAGTATTCCCCTCAACTTTCGGCGACAGTTCTCCCATTTATTTTGTAGTATGTCCGCCACCTGATGAAAGAACTTCGCTGGAAGACCCGCGGGTCGAGGGGAGCCCAGCTGATAGTCCATCGCGCCGTGGAGGAAGCAGTCGCCAACTAAATTGTATGTCGTGGGCTCCAAAGCATGGGGCCAAGGATCAAGGTCTTCTGGAGGTTTCACACTCCGGAGAACGAACGGCAACTTGCCACCAGGAAGGGCATGTATCTCATCACCTTTGGCAATGGAAGCTGGACCCAGGCCCATCTTGCCGCCTCGTATGATGAAGAAGGTCCGATTGGTAACAGACAAGCGCATGACTTCAGTGAAACCATCCAAAGTTTCGGGTGTAGGCGGTGCTAGGTCCGGGTCTGGCCAGTCCAGGTCCTCTTTCTCAATCCTGCATCGGTACCAGTAGCTAATTGCCAGTTCGTCGTCTGCCCCAAGTCTTTCGAATCCGTTTGGAGTCTTTTTGACACCTGACAAGATTGTAGACACAAAGTCATTCCGTCTAAAAGCAAGAGGCTGTGACAACTCTGCGTGTTTGTGCCAGGCAGTGATTGCATCTGAAACTGCGTCCATGTCGGAAGATGAGTAAAGGGGTGGCATTGTCTTCTCTACAGTTCCAATGCAACAGCCGCCCACTTTCAAGCAACCTTCCCACTTGAGGGGCTCGAATTCAACGATGCTGTAGTCAATCCAGGGTTCGATATCTAGTTGGTCGTCTGACCGGCAGCATGCAATCAACCTGTCGCAGGCACTTCTGGCTTCCGGATGGGCGGATTTGTACCACATGAGGATTTCCGAAAGCAAACCCGGTGGACGATATGTCGGGTGTGTCAGCTCTAGGCTCATGGCTAAAGAGGTGATCTCGTCTTCAATATGCCCTCCAATTTTGTCATGTTCCAATATGCTGCACCTTGCATCTCCACAGGTATTGTAGTGGTTGAAAAGTCGAACCCGTTTTCGATCATGTTCGTCAAATGTGGCACTCCAATCTGGCACCCATGACGGCAggtctctcctctctttccGGCCAAGGTCTCCCGTGAGCACTGAGAGGGACCGACTGTGTAGGATAATGTCAATAGTGGCCAGCATGTACGTTTCTCGGACCTCAGACGAGTAATCTGGCCTGATGCCGGTATCTTGGTCGCATAGGCCAAGCAAGGCATACACCTTGTCTCGCTCGTCGGAAGCCTTGCGGTTGCTGAACTCCCTCAAAAGTGACAAAATTTTGGGCTTCTCGTTTTCTCCCCACGCTCGGCGGAAGCTGTCAATGTCTTGTACTCGTGAGAGGAGATTCAAGACTTTGACATCATCCCTCGGAACTGGGCTAGCATAGTGAGCTTCGGCTCGCTGGAAGTGTGTCGaagcagcatcagcaagcATCTCCCATGGAGCAGAAACGCCCCCATATCTCAGTGTAATCTTCTTGGCAATCACCGCCTCTTGCACAACCCAAATACGGTCCCACCAGCGGGCTGTGAGCATCTGTCGCAAACCCTCAAACATAACTGTGAGATAGACGTCTGGAACTTCTCTCAAGGGCTCAAACGGGTGAGATGTTTTGCGAGGTTGCGACAAGACCCTTAGGAGGCAGAAAAGGTCAAAGGGAGTGATCGGTTTCCGGCGGCCTGGCGTGGTCCAATTCAAGAGAGCCTGTTTCGTTAAGCTGTCGTCCAAAGATGTATTTGTGAAAACGATACATGGTCCAGAGTCCTTGTGTTTCTCGGAACTCTTCATCTGACGGCCCGGGCCACCACCAAGGAAGACAATGACCTCGGTGGCCTCGCTGTAGATGTCTGCCATGCGCGAGACTTGAGTAGTCCTCTCAAAAACATTAGCTTGGTTGATACACTCATCTCGAGTTAGAATGCCATTTCCGTAGCGAGAGGAGCCCACTTACTATTGCGTCAACCCACAGGATTAAGGGCTCATCTGGTAGTCGAAGGTGTCTCAGGGCACACTCAAGATTGACCGTTATGGGAAGCATTGTGTTCTGCACTCGGATATGTGGTGGGTCTGAGCGGCTCCTCAGACCCCATGCGTACGACAGGGCCTTGTAGTCGCTTCGCCGCTCCTTTTTCAGCAGCGAGTCTGTGCCAAGCTGGCAAGATATGGgatctctccatcttcctggTAGCAGGGCCATAAGCCGTATCTAAATGGCGGGGCCAGCCATGTTGATGTCATTGTGGTGGTTTTCTCGCTGGGTGTAATCCTCGGCAGGGAGGTCAGGAAAGGTTGTAGGATACTGACTTCAAGCACGCGAAATTGAAGTGGAGGATGTGGAAGGAAGGTAGGCCGTGGATTTATGCGCAAATAACGGTGTCAAGATAGGTAGATATGCGGTGTGCtgcagagaagagaagggggCTGAGCAGCATTCAACTTGCTGACATCTCCAGCAAATGATGGCAGGACATCTGTCTCCGCTCTGCCTTGTGGCCTGGGCAGCCAGGCAATGCTGAGAGGCGCCATCCGTACCAGGGCCTTCACTGGTCTGGCCCCAACCCGACATGCAGTCGCAGCCAGTGAAAGCAGTTCTGTCAAGCCACAAATTGCGAGTGGTTACTGGTCGGGACTGGAGTCTGGTGGTCTCATAGGCTATAATGCAATTCCTGTCAGACCTTTATCTCGTGAGGACGATGCAGATTTTTATAAGCTGGCGACTTCTAAAATACTTCAGACGAGACATATCTCATATCTAAAAACTCTTGCAGTATTCACTAATAAGAGTAGTGAATTATCGATCAACGCGACTATCGACCACGGCGCACTCATCCCAGCTGCTATGGTTTGATAACCGAAGATTCCAGGAACTGAATAGCCCTCCTCAGGCTCTCCACTGCGAGGACTTTATCCCCTTCCTTTCCTTCCACGTTGACATTACCGATCCTACAATCAAACCCATGTTCCGCATCCTCGGGGAACTCGGTGATGATTTCGCTCGATGTCGCCGCCCGAAGCTTCTCAGCTGCGGTCACGCTGTTCTCGATGGGTACAGCTGAATCATTGACGCCGTGGAGCAGAAAGGTACGGGGAAGATCAACCAAGTTCCCAAACGACAGTGGGAAGAGCTTCTTGTCTCTCTTGGGGATTGCCTTGATGCCCTCCTCGCCAAGTGCACGGCTTAGGCCGTCGACGCCGGTTATGTAATCGGGGAACAGGGCGTCGATATGGAGTGCCGCCGCTAGAGAGAATCTGGGATCATTTGCTGAATCTCCAGTTTGAGGGTAAGCAGAGATCGAATTTCTCTCCTcattttccttcttcttggggaaCTGCTGAAGGACGGGCTTTGTGTCGAACACGGGTTGACCAAAGATGCTAGAGCCAGGTGTCGTGTAGCGAGACCCGGCAGGATCAAGCATTCCATAGATGGGCAACAAAGCTTCGGGCTTCTGTTTGGCCAAGGTTCCCGTCGTGAGTGCCAAGTAACCTCCGGCACTCGAGCCCGACACTAGGACCGAGCCGATTGAGCGACCCAGGAGACCTGGAAGTGAGGACCGAACCCACTCGTAAGCATCTGCGGCATCCTCAACAGCGCTGTGTGCCGTCGTCTCCGGAATTAGACGATATTCGGGCGTCACAAAGATCCATTTGCGAGAGGTACAGGCGTGAACCAGCCAGTACGGCAAGAAACTGTATCTGTCACCAAAAATCTGTTTTAGTAAGTTAGCAGCATGTCATGCATGAGGAACCGGTTAACTCACTAGGAATCCGCCGTGATAATGGATGAGAACAGTACTAGGAGAACCATCCGTCTCCTCCGGGTAGACGACATCAACAGAAATGTCACCATCCGAAGTGGTCTTGTAGCTAAACGTTTTTGACGTGTAGCCCAGAAAGCCGGCAAGGGGGAAGCTATTCATATTGGCAAGGATTTATAAAGACGTAGCTAAGCCGGCTACTGTACACATCGACGCAGAGTTTTTGTCCTCTTTATAGTAGTGATGAGGAGTGATGAAACGGATTCCGAATCGTGATGTGCGGGGAAAGTGGCCCAGTCGGCCGAGATTCGGGGTTCGGAAACCGGCTCCGGGTTTCCGGGAGCGGATCATAACAGCGGCCGATGGCCTCAGAGATATGGCAGTCAACATAGTCATGTTTGATTATTGAGGTACATAGAATGAATCCTCAAAGGCTCTCTACCAAGTGAATGGTGCTTGCCAAAGAGTTGCGTTGCTTCTcgtcaaaaaaaaaaaaaacaagggCCTCAACGTGACTTATCACGTCATGACAGTTCAGAGGTTGTCAACGGTGGACAGAGAGACACTGATCCGGCAGTATTTCCCTATCTCTGAAGCATAATATCTCACTTTTCTTAGGTACATACAATAGTGCGGCCTTCGCTGCTTACATCTTGTCATCCACTTCGTTCGAAACAATTAACGGGCTTCGCAAGGCGAGCCTCACTGGTTAACCGAAGGCGTGCGTCGAAGCTGACCCTTACTTGCTCTTATCTCCTCCTACCATCGCCATCAAGGCCTATTCAGAGTTAGCACAATAGTTGTGAAGTGAGGCGCAAGGGTAAGACTACATCAGGGTTAATTTCGATGCCTGCGTTCTGCATCTCAGTTGTCAACTGCACACTCTCGTCAGTCTGCGATTATATGACGTCTCGAGTATCGAAGTAACTCACTGTCTGTGCTGCATCTCGGAACTCTTTGTCCATCAAGAGCTTCATCACCTCCATCTTGCTTGGGGGCTTGCCAGGCTCAAATCCTGCGCcagaaataaataagtaggTCATCAGAAGCTAGAGAGAGAATTCCATTACCCTTGCTCTTGATGATATCGCCAACCTTTTGCATGGCAATGATAGCAGGGGGGTGTCGGCTAAGCTTCTCAAACGTCTCCCTAATCTTGGGGTcgttcatcatcatctcggaCAGGTTTGGGGGGTCCGCCGAGGCGAGGCATCGAGGCGTCACGTGAAGCGGACGCATAGCGACGCGTGACAATGGTCGAGCGACCAATCTGAGTCTTGATGCTGCGAACATGGCGAGGGTGTTGCTGGGATGGATCAGGGAATGGGGCTGAAGATGGTGACAGGCCGAAGATAAAATTACGACTTCCGAGGGTCAATGGCTTTAGCTTGTGTGGATAAAATGGGGTCAAGTTGAGCCAATCACCAGCCAGTAAGCTGAACTCTGGCCTTGGTACCAGGCGTTAATAAGTACACATGTCTCAGTGCTTCTGTCACCCTGAGAGAAGTACTCCTTATCGTGCTATTTCCGGGTTATTTCCATTTACAGGTGAGCGTCGGTCATCCCGCTCTCGTTCGGATATCCCACTTCTACCTACCCTTGAGTTCCGACATATCACTTTAGAAacaatataaaatatagaaTTATAAGTTGcctatattagtataaaacgTTGGATGAGTTTATTCTATATAGTATGCCTTTTTTCACCAACAGGTAATATCCTTGGGTAGGATTCAGGGACTAATTGGCTTTCAACGAGCTTTTACTATTACCAGGATGAAACAACGCTATCAAATGGATGTGAGCAATCGCTCAAGTGATTTATACAGATCTTGGCCCGTGCAAGATCACGTGCAGAATCACATGACTCGACTTGGCAGCAACCTAACCTTCGGCTTTTCCAGTGCACGCAACAAAAGGTCATCTCGTGATAGCCTCATTTTCTCGCAATAAAAGTCCCAATTGCCACGCTAATTACAGCGCCAATCACAGCCTCAATTCAGGTTCTATATGTACTGTAAGAAGTGCCTTTTTTCCAGCGCAAAAAAGCCTTCTAATATGGCATCTAGAAAGGCTTACTTTGCGCTGCAGTTGGCGCTATGATTGGCACCATGATGAGCTGTAACCTTCTAGCGTCTAGTTAATCTCTTCCCGCATCCCCATGCCTATTTATTTCATGCCTGGATCAACTCAGCAGCCTTTATTACTCATTAGCTTGCATTCGTGACATGTTGCTTTCGTCGCTAACCTTTTCAGCGACAGCAAAGACTGTGCCGCCGACGTTTCCGCCGATTGAGATAGGATGCACGCTGGCGTCAACAACGCTGAGGCTCTTGCCCCCATACACTACAATAGGAACTCTACTCAAGTACATCGCAGGGGATTCAAGGTGTTGTCTGAAAGTGGCTTCTAGTCTGTTGCGGTCTTGACTGGCCGCGACCTTGACACCAGGCCCAAACTCATGGTCATGTGCAAGTCTAAAGAGGGGCCCAACCATGAAACGGCATTCATACCCGCCTACATTAGTGCTTTTACCGCCATCGCATCTCATGGTGATGGACGCTTAGCTGTGGTAGATGGCTCCCCCCTGCTAGACATCCCGGACTGCGCATCCTTTCCGGGCCCCGCCTCATCGCCGAACCCCGCTTCCTTGCCAGGCCTTAATACCTATTTGAGACTTACTTTTCTATTCTTGGATAATTAGGAAGGTCACGTTGTAGTCTGGGAGGGAAGGTCGTGATAGCTTCGGAGAGGGGAGAGGAGACAACACAGGTGATCAAGAATAGCCCTTATATTCAGACGATTTCTACCCAAGGTACTCTGAAATCTCTCTTTACTCAACCACTACCTGCATCCAATGTACAAATGAAGAATTCAATTTTCCACGCTTTAAGAGAGCTGTCGGCTATGAGGCATTGCCAAGTCTCAACGCTGCCGTGTTCACCTATCATAGATCCTTTCCAATGGGACTGGGATCCTTCGAGCGAACAAAGTCAGGCTTGGTGATGACATTGTTGTCCGCATTCTTGATCCTTGCCAAGAACTTCTTTGCGTTTTCTGGGTCCTCTGCGAACAAGGTATCGGCCACTTGCTTCTGAGGGGTCTCGCCAAGCCACTTGAACAAGGAGATGTCCCTGAACTCGTCGGCGCGGAAGATCTCCAACATCTCAACGGGCTCGTCACCGATGTTCTCGACGAAATGGCCCATGTTGCGGGGCACGATGCCTACATCTCCGGGACCGTAGTCAAAGGTTCTGGCAGTACCCTCAGATGCAAAGATGGTCACTCTGGCGCGACCCTTGAGAAAGAAGGACCACTCATCAGCAGATGGGTGCCAGTGCATCTCGCGGATCGCACCGGGTTCAATGAGGGCGTGAGCTGCAGCGACTGTCTTGGAGATGGGAAAGTTCTTAGAGTCGGTGATGCGAACTTGGCCACCGCTGGTGATCAGGGGCTTCTGATCAAGCATTCGGTGGGTAAAGTTGTACTTGGacttcttgacctccttgcccttaGGAGCTTCGTCGCTGATTGAGCCGGGCTTGCGTCCCTGGAAGATGTACTTTTCCTTCTCGGGAATGTGGGCAAAAACCTCGGGAGCCAGGTTGAAGTTCTTGGCGATGACGGACTTGGGGGTGTGCGCTAAAATTGTCAGATTAGTCGTTTCAATGCAGTAAACTCTTTCACGTACCAAGCCAGTCAGTGAGGACAAAGGTTGATTCCTCAGAGAAGCTTCCGTCGTCAAAGATCAAGAGAAACTCAGTACCGTTGGGGCTGAGACCCTGAAGAGAGTGAGGAATACCACTGGGGAAATACTATTGCAGTCGTTAGAATCTCAATTGAAACCATGTTGAAAATATCAGTCAACTGACGTACCCACAGGTCTCCCTTCTTCAGGTCGTCGATAAAGTTGCCACCTTCATAGTCAAGAGCCGTGACGCGGACTTCACCGTCGAGCACATAGGCCCATTCGGCTTCCTTGTGCCAGTGAAGCTCACGAATAACACCATGATCGAGTCTCATGTTCACGCCAGCGAGCTCAACACTTGTTCCGAGCTCCCGGATAGTTGTTTGGCGGGTCCAACCACCTTCCTGTTGCAAGTTAGCTCTCGGGCTCATAGGCCATCATTCCGCGCAACATACCTCAATGCGAATGTGCGAGTCGGCAAAACTCCAGCGCATATTGTCGAGATTTCCATGGTCAGTGCTAGGAGGCCTGACGAGATCTGGGTTTTGGCGAGATCGCTCCTTGTTCCACGGTCCCAGAACAGAAGCGCCATCGCCGTTTCGCCAGGGGAGAGGATCAAGCTTCTCTCCCACAGAGTCAACCGCGTTGTCGTATGGATCTTTGTATCCTGGCGTGAAAGGAAGCCTCTTTCCGCCAGCTACGCCATTATAGCTAGATGGCAACTTGAGACCCCTGAGGAGCCGCTCACGAGGGCTGTCCTGCACTGGGACTGCAGCGCAGAAGCTCAATAGGAGTGAGGTGCTCAAAAGCGGAGAGTAGCGCATTCTCACAAAATTGGAAACAAGAGTAGTGTGGAATAGTCACAGTGAGGATGGTATGTGTGTCAGGGAGGTGTGATGTCGTAGTGAACACCACCGGATAATTGAAGCACCTTTTTCACTCTTATTAACAAGAATTGAATTGCTCTTGCTAGGTTTCTTTGGGGCATGTTTGGCAACGCCGAGAAAGCGATGCCCGGGGGATTCCCGAAACGCATCATCAACGGGGCAAGAATGCCGCCTTGGGTGCCAGCAAAGATGTGACGACTGCCGAGGCGAGTGCGGGGAATCGGATGGTCGGCACATGGCGTAATGCTGACGCGAAAGACATGGAGGTTGCGTGGGGTTGCAAGCTGAAGGGGTCACAGTTCTTGGCTCACGGATATTCGGAAGGGGATATGCAGGAGATCGAGTGATCATCGGAAACGGCAAACTCTTCGGTCTCAGATCTATTGCCGGGATGTCCTGTCACGGGTCTTTCATTTGAGATCCAAGGTCGTAACGTAGAGCAAGACAGCAAGTGAACTGAATGCCCAACCCATCTCTCAATGAATTAGGCTTCCTCCGGAAAGAGGTGCTAGAGTGAAGCTCAATTAAGCCTAATAAGACATGCTTTAGCTCTTGGCACTAACAAAGCAAGGCATGCGCCCGCCCCTCTGTTGGCGCCTTGGTACTGTAGTTGGAGGATTATTTCCGAGCCGATCTTGCTCCTCTAAACGTAATCCGGGGCTCCAATAAGCTAATACGTATTTGGTATGCGATTCGTTTGGAACAACAAGTCTCCGTGTACTTAATCTGACGCGTCTGGACTTCTCCGCCCGGCATCAACGGCATCGTATTAATCAATTTCAACACTTCACAGGTCCCGCCGCCAGATACGGAGACATTTATTACCCTCATTACGAAATTGAAATCTCTCAATTATTCAACAATAATGGCTCAGCCACAAAATCCGGCGTCATATGGAACCGTTGCCGGTACTGGAGAGTCCAGGCCTGGCAATGGTATCCTGAATGGAAACGACGAGTCGCAAGCTCTGCTGGGACGAAAGCCCAAGTCTGAGTCTTGGTTGCGCAAAAAGCTGGTTGTCGATGCTCGTCGAGACTGGGCCGATGTCATGCTTCTCGGATGCTACATTATCACGGGTATCCTTGATAGCGCCTCCATTTCGACTTGGGGGGCATTTGTTTCCATGCAAACAGGTGAGATTGATCACTTATTGATCAATTTCTGAATGGTAACTTACAGAGTACAGGGAACACGGTCTATCTGGGTCTAGGCCCTACAGCTGGGACAAACCGATGGAAAAAGTCAGGCTCCTCTATCCTGGCCTTCTGCATCGGGTCATTCTTCTTTAGCCGCCTTCATCGCATGTTCTCACCTTCACCAACTCGGAAATGGGTCTTGTGTCTTTCTTTCGCCATACAGACACTGTTTGTGGCAGGGGCTGCAGCCATCGTTACTTGGGGACCCAAGGGTGCTGGTCCTGATGATGTCCCCTGGTACGTCATCACTCCCATCGCGCTGGTTGCCTTCCAGAGCTGTGGACAGGCTGTCGCGAGCAGGGCATTGAAGTACAACGCTCTTACTAGCGTTGTACTGACAAGCATCTACTGTGACTTGTTCTCTGATGCTGCACTGTTTGAAAGCGTCTTTGTCAACGCAGAGAGGAACCGTCGGGTTGCAGCACCATCCCTTCTTCTCATTGGTGCCATTATCGGCGGACTGGTCCAAAAGAGCGAACTTGGGACTGCAGGAGCTTTGTGGCTTGCAGTGGCCCTCAAACTGGTCGTCATGTGTGGTTGGGCAGCATGGCCTGCCGAACAGGGGTTGTGATGAGGGTCTATTGGAAGCGGAGGACCCCTCTTGGTAACCCGAGTGCATTAGACGCGGGAGCGTGCCTTTGTCACCCGAACAATATGCCGAATATTATACAAGATTACTCATATTTACTGTAATATCGTTGTGACATCTCTCCGCACCGGCTGCATGTAGCGGAGAAGTGATATCAATCGACTCGAGTTCCGGATGCGTACTATTCCAAGATTGGCATCCGTAAGCTGAAACGTTGCTACTGCACCACGATCTAAGCCTCTGCATGCAACGCAACCCAATGCAAACTTGGTAATGCGGCCGCTTTTAGATCCTTTCTAGGAAGGTCGGTCGGCGGAAGTATCTTCCCGTTCGCAGGAGGCTGTCGTGGCGTTCTCATTACAACCCTTTATATGCCGGTTAATTGATTCTTGGAGTCTTGGATAGATAGAGTCTGAGCGCGATCGGCGTCGTGGTTGCTCAGGTGGTCGTGATCACCGGGACCTTTGCACACATGGTAGATGCATCACAGCCTGTAGATCAGATCTATCGAGACTCTAGTTAATTGACGGGCATATCGAGCTGTTCTCTCGGCCTTCGGCATTGCTACCACGCATCTCAAGGTGAGGGTTTCACTCGGTAGAAAAATATGGCCGATTGCAGGAATCACATCGATGCAGCATGCCGCTATCCAATGAAGGGCACAGTGACTCGGTCATGGTGGTGTGCGGCCAATGGTCGCGACAAGATGTTGCGACCTGAGGTTTGCCCGTTATGGGTGGCCTTGAGTCTATCACTGCCGTCAGATGACATTGCGTAGGATCTATCTTTGGAAAGAAGATAATGCAAGAGTGT
The window above is part of the Fusarium falciforme chromosome 3, complete sequence genome. Proteins encoded here:
- a CDS encoding Abhydrolase-3 domain-containing protein, translating into MNSFPLAGFLGYTSKTFSYKTTSDGDISVDVVYPEETDGSPSTVLIHYHGGFLIFGDRYSFLPYWLVHACTSRKWIFVTPEYRLIPETTAHSAVEDAADAYEWVRSSLPGLLGRSIGSVLVSGSSAGGYLALTTGTLAKQKPEALLPIYGMLDPAGSRYTTPGSSIFGQPVFDTKPVLQQFPKKKENEERNSISAYPQTGDSANDPRFSLAAALHIDALFPDYITGVDGLSRALGEEGIKAIPKRDKKLFPLSFGNLVDLPRTFLLHGVNDSAVPIENSVTAAEKLRAATSSEIITEFPEDAEHGFDCRIGNVNVEGKEGDKVLAVESLRRAIQFLESSVIKP